From a region of the Caldisalinibacter kiritimatiensis genome:
- a CDS encoding DUF4406 domain-containing protein encodes MNITKTNETNIEQKKSEEKKIVFICSPFAGDIEGNTERARRYGRFAVTKNAIPIIPHLMYPQFLCEDEPEERKLGLAMGLVLLSKCQELWVFGGKVTSGMAVEIDKAKSVNMPIRYFDTHCKPVGGMR; translated from the coding sequence ATGAATATAACAAAAACAAATGAAACTAATATAGAGCAAAAGAAATCTGAGGAGAAAAAAATCGTATTTATATGCAGTCCCTTTGCAGGGGATATTGAGGGAAACACAGAGAGAGCAAGAAGATATGGAAGATTTGCTGTAACTAAAAATGCTATACCCATTATACCTCATCTCATGTATCCACAGTTTTTATGTGAGGACGAGCCTGAAGAAAGAAAACTAGGACTAGCTATGGGATTAGTACTTTTATCAAAATGCCAGGAACTGTGGGTGTTTGGTGGTAAAGTAACATCGGGAATGGCTGTAGAAATAGATAAAGCAAAAAGTGTTAATATGCCTATTAGATATTTTGATACTCATTGTAAACCAGTGGGAGGGATGAGGTGA
- a CDS encoding DUF1492 domain-containing protein codes for MKAKEYLSQAIWLDKKINNKLEEKQRLESLAQKVTVDITQEKVCGKKITSPMENAIVKLIDLSHEINDDIDKLVDLKREILETINKVNDITCQVLLEMRYICGKSWEDVASAMGYDRSTIFRIHGKALKEVQKIKSCD; via the coding sequence ATGAAAGCTAAGGAATATTTATCGCAGGCTATTTGGCTTGATAAAAAGATTAATAATAAGCTTGAAGAGAAACAAAGGCTAGAAAGTTTGGCCCAAAAAGTCACAGTAGATATTACACAAGAAAAAGTATGTGGCAAAAAAATAACAAGTCCTATGGAAAATGCTATTGTTAAGCTTATAGATTTAAGTCATGAAATAAATGATGATATTGATAAATTAGTTGATTTAAAAAGAGAAATACTAGAAACTATTAACAAGGTAAATGATATTACTTGCCAAGTTCTTTTAGAAATGAGATATATATGCGGTAAAAGCTGGGAAGATGTAGCAAGTGCTATGGGTTATGACAGGAGTACAATATTTAGAATTCATGGAAAAGCATTAAAAGAAGTTCAAAAAATAAAAAGTTGCGACTAA
- a CDS encoding type II toxin-antitoxin system PemK/MazF family toxin, with protein sequence MARSIDLSKTQQYLEWLKTKLYLDSNASRASKRVVKRGEVYRCNLGLGIGSEECKERPCVILQSDAGNVTSPNTIVAPITHTGSTLPVVVPIANKYNESGKIILDGNVLLGNIVCVSKARLGDFVTKLDSSEMEAVDEAIAISVDIKRHYDKLKNILDDKVVYIGKLKDKISVLEDELSKKEDELNRFISIKEEFGIEDMQEFEKQIREAFLK encoded by the coding sequence ATGGCAAGAAGTATTGATCTATCAAAGACACAACAATACCTAGAGTGGTTAAAGACAAAATTATACCTTGATTCAAATGCCAGTAGGGCAAGTAAAAGAGTTGTTAAAAGAGGTGAGGTTTATAGATGTAATCTAGGTCTAGGAATTGGTAGTGAAGAGTGTAAGGAGAGACCATGTGTTATTCTTCAAAGCGATGCTGGTAATGTTACATCACCTAATACAATAGTTGCACCAATAACTCATACGGGATCTACATTACCTGTAGTGGTACCAATTGCTAATAAATATAACGAATCTGGTAAAATTATTTTAGATGGTAATGTGCTATTAGGTAATATAGTATGTGTAAGTAAGGCAAGATTAGGAGACTTTGTAACAAAACTAGATTCATCTGAGATGGAGGCTGTAGATGAAGCTATAGCAATTTCTGTTGATATAAAGCGTCATTACGATAAATTGAAAAATATTTTGGATGATAAAGTAGTGTATATAGGGAAACTTAAAGACAAAATTAGTGTTTTGGAAGATGAGTTATCTAAGAAAGAAGATGAATTAAATCGCTTTATTTCAATTAAAGAAGAGTTTGGGATTGAGGATATGCAGGAATTTGAAAAACAAATAAGAGAGGCCTTTTTGAAATAA
- a CDS encoding HNH endonuclease, protein MLVKQPLCVECEKNGELTPATVVDHIVPHHGDEALFWNEDNLQSLCKLCHDRKTAKEDGRWGRKNKVYTY, encoded by the coding sequence GTGTTAGTAAAACAGCCTCTTTGTGTTGAGTGTGAAAAGAATGGAGAACTTACTCCAGCAACTGTAGTGGACCATATTGTACCCCATCATGGCGATGAAGCTTTATTTTGGAATGAAGATAACCTTCAGTCACTTTGTAAATTATGTCACGATAGAAAAACAGCAAAAGAAGATGGTCGGTGGGGGAGAAAAAATAAAGTTTATACATATTAA
- a CDS encoding type II toxin-antitoxin system RelE/ParE family toxin, giving the protein MYEIQFNSQAARYFKKLKEKPLKDAYKTALQKISKDPYIGQPKRGDLSGIYGYDVRYQGTNYEIAYTINEVNGKKVIVLLAGTRENFYEQLKRYIK; this is encoded by the coding sequence ATGTATGAAATACAGTTCAATTCCCAGGCAGCACGTTATTTTAAAAAACTAAAAGAAAAACCTCTAAAAGATGCTTATAAAACAGCTTTACAAAAAATAAGTAAAGATCCTTATATTGGTCAGCCAAAGCGTGGTGATTTATCTGGCATCTATGGATATGATGTAAGATATCAAGGTACAAACTATGAAATTGCCTATACTATCAATGAAGTCAATGGTAAAAAAGTCATTGTACTTCTCGCCGGTACTCGTGAAAATTTTTATGAACAATTAAAGAGATATATTAAATAG
- a CDS encoding AbrB/MazE/SpoVT family DNA-binding domain-containing protein, with amino-acid sequence MNATVMERDNMDRKIISVSKKRQITIPLKFYKHLGLDNQVECTLEDDAIVIRPLNRDSGEFSVEILKDLIAQGYSGNELVKKFEAQSKNIKKAITHMLEDADAIAAGEKKSESFEDIFGPEN; translated from the coding sequence ATGAATGCAACTGTTATGGAGCGTGATAATATGGATCGTAAAATAATTAGTGTTTCTAAGAAACGTCAGATTACGATACCTTTAAAATTCTATAAACATCTTGGTCTTGATAATCAGGTCGAATGCACCCTTGAAGATGATGCTATTGTAATCAGACCTCTAAATAGAGATTCTGGTGAATTTTCTGTGGAAATACTAAAAGACCTTATTGCACAAGGTTACTCAGGTAATGAATTAGTAAAAAAATTTGAGGCCCAAAGCAAGAATATCAAAAAAGCTATTACTCATATGCTTGAAGATGCAGATGCCATTGCTGCCGGAGAAAAGAAATCTGAAAGCTTTGAAGACATCTTTGGACCGGAGAACTAG
- a CDS encoding site-specific DNA-methyltransferase produces MKRTEELKVLPIDELIPYANNARTHSKEQIKKLRSSLREFGFVNPILIDKDKNIIAGHGRVSAAKEEGIKEVPCVLVEHLTEAQKKAYILADNRLALGAGWDKELLALELENLKELDFDINLIGFDAAEIEDLFSNIHDKEVKDDDFDVDAALEEEPISKQGDIWILGKHRIICGDSTKAETYEKLMEGKRANLVVTDPPYGVSYEGVAGTIQNDNLDNDAFYKFLYDAFKNMESVMADDASIYVFHADTKGLIFRKAFEDAGFYLSGVCQWVKNSLVLGRSPYQWKHEPCLFGWKKKGKHKWYAGRQETTVWNFDRPTKSKLHPTTKPIPLIAYPIKNSSVSNCIVLEPFAGSGSTIIVCEQLDRICYGIELDEKYCDVIVKRYIAYVGTDEEVFVIRDGEKISYRNMDITK; encoded by the coding sequence GTGAAAAGAACAGAAGAATTAAAAGTGTTACCCATAGATGAACTTATCCCTTATGCTAATAATGCCAGAACCCATAGCAAAGAGCAGATAAAAAAGCTTAGAAGCAGTCTTAGAGAATTTGGGTTTGTAAATCCAATACTAATCGATAAAGATAAGAACATAATTGCAGGCCATGGCAGAGTATCTGCAGCAAAGGAAGAGGGAATAAAAGAAGTACCCTGCGTGTTAGTAGAGCACTTAACAGAGGCACAAAAGAAAGCATATATTTTAGCTGATAACAGATTAGCTTTAGGTGCTGGATGGGACAAAGAGCTATTGGCCCTAGAACTAGAGAATTTAAAAGAACTGGATTTTGATATAAACCTTATTGGATTTGATGCTGCAGAGATAGAAGATTTGTTTTCTAACATTCATGATAAAGAAGTAAAAGACGATGATTTTGATGTAGATGCAGCCCTTGAAGAAGAGCCAATATCAAAACAAGGAGATATATGGATACTTGGAAAGCATAGGATTATCTGTGGGGACAGTACAAAAGCAGAAACTTATGAGAAGCTTATGGAAGGTAAGAGAGCAAACTTAGTGGTTACCGATCCCCCTTACGGCGTATCATATGAAGGAGTTGCAGGAACCATACAAAATGACAATCTTGATAATGATGCTTTTTACAAATTTTTATATGATGCTTTTAAAAACATGGAAAGTGTAATGGCAGATGATGCATCAATATATGTTTTTCATGCAGATACCAAAGGACTAATATTTAGAAAGGCCTTCGAAGATGCAGGATTCTATTTATCAGGGGTTTGTCAATGGGTTAAAAATTCATTAGTTTTAGGAAGAAGTCCTTATCAATGGAAACACGAACCCTGCCTCTTTGGTTGGAAAAAGAAAGGAAAACACAAATGGTATGCAGGAAGACAAGAAACTACAGTTTGGAATTTTGATAGACCTACAAAATCAAAATTACATCCAACTACAAAACCTATACCCTTAATAGCATATCCTATAAAAAATAGTTCTGTTAGTAACTGCATAGTTCTAGAGCCTTTTGCAGGAAGCGGATCAACAATTATCGTTTGTGAACAACTCGATAGAATATGTTACGGGATAGAGTTAGATGAAAAATACTGTGATGTAATTGTTAAAAGGTATATAGCGTATGTTGGCACTGATGAAGAAGTTTTTGTAATAAGGGATGGGGAGAAAATATCTTACAGAAATATGGATATAACAAAATAA
- a CDS encoding YdcF family protein, which produces MRNLKARRYIYLIVTVIILSFIVFINTIGNILVDIDEVEKSDIIVVLMGSIPDRILEAVDLYKSGYSDNIVIVDEYKSPLIEEKNIDTPVGASINKSIAVEMGVPRENITIIDGNTFSTQDEAVNIRYYLKENKDINSMILVTSKYHSFRAKKIFEKALDSLDRDVKVISRPTKYDEFNHDRWWQNREDIEKVVFEVIKLLNFYFIDQFKL; this is translated from the coding sequence ATGCGTAACTTAAAAGCTAGAAGATATATTTATTTAATTGTAACTGTAATCATATTAAGCTTTATAGTTTTTATAAACACTATAGGCAATATCTTAGTAGATATAGATGAGGTTGAGAAAAGTGACATCATAGTAGTCCTTATGGGGAGTATTCCTGATAGAATACTAGAAGCAGTTGATTTATATAAAAGTGGATATAGTGATAATATAGTTATTGTAGATGAATATAAAAGTCCGTTGATAGAAGAAAAGAACATCGATACTCCTGTAGGAGCAAGTATAAACAAAAGTATTGCAGTTGAGATGGGAGTACCTAGAGAAAATATAACTATCATTGATGGTAATACATTTAGTACTCAAGACGAAGCAGTAAATATAAGATACTACTTAAAAGAAAATAAAGATATAAACTCTATGATACTAGTTACTTCAAAGTATCATTCCTTTAGAGCTAAAAAGATTTTTGAAAAAGCATTGGATTCGTTAGATAGGGATGTTAAAGTTATTTCTCGTCCTACTAAGTATGATGAATTTAATCATGATAGATGGTGGCAAAATAGAGAAGATATTGAAAAGGTAGTATTTGAAGTGATAAAGTTATTGAACTTTTACTTTATAGACCAGTTTAAGTTGTAG
- a CDS encoding FRG domain-containing protein, producing MIKYITDKELRELRQKNEQHFRNIEAATKLRREAMKSKTGVVGNNFWSDFVAEQMNKGSIIQYPHGRVMCFGEASNYYRGQLKDYGSCKPTLFRGTLTESKEMILLKKFVSGMQIIALNKLIEPLHQVRSWKFGDIFTYMIAQHYGIRTKYLDITSNMEVALFFATCMHIGNNRYRPITEEDIESNIGKEGMIYWRIGELDYIEAIENRQSIYPIGYQPFSRCHKQYGYFMVGNENFDLNNEPNFNIYYFNRTPNLSKEIYEKFDGGKTLFEYDALAELKDMLDSIQSTKFFSEEVFEETVALEEFSVWDKDRLIKELNNQMGISIGGNSIKLSRQRRRAIDRKWSIESFVEKEGLAPGYRMVYTSPKA from the coding sequence ATGATAAAATATATAACCGATAAAGAGCTAAGGGAATTACGTCAAAAAAATGAACAGCATTTTAGAAATATTGAGGCTGCCACAAAATTAAGACGTGAGGCAATGAAATCCAAAACTGGAGTAGTAGGGAATAATTTCTGGTCGGATTTTGTGGCCGAGCAAATGAATAAGGGTAGTATAATACAATATCCTCATGGAAGAGTAATGTGTTTTGGTGAAGCATCAAATTATTATCGTGGGCAACTAAAAGATTATGGTAGTTGTAAACCTACATTATTTCGAGGGACCCTTACCGAATCAAAAGAAATGATACTTCTTAAGAAATTTGTATCTGGCATGCAAATTATTGCCTTGAACAAATTGATAGAACCTCTGCATCAAGTTAGAAGCTGGAAATTTGGAGATATTTTCACATATATGATTGCTCAACATTATGGGATAAGAACAAAGTATTTGGATATCACAAGTAATATGGAAGTTGCACTTTTCTTTGCAACATGCATGCACATAGGGAATAATAGATATCGCCCAATTACAGAAGAAGATATTGAGAGTAATATCGGTAAAGAGGGGATGATTTACTGGCGGATAGGTGAATTAGATTATATAGAAGCTATAGAAAATAGACAAAGCATATATCCAATCGGTTATCAACCATTTTCTAGATGTCATAAACAATATGGGTATTTCATGGTTGGTAACGAGAATTTTGACTTAAATAATGAACCTAATTTTAATATCTATTATTTTAATAGAACACCCAATTTATCTAAGGAAATCTACGAAAAGTTTGACGGTGGAAAAACTTTATTTGAATATGATGCACTAGCTGAGCTCAAGGATATGTTAGATAGCATCCAGTCAACTAAGTTTTTTTCGGAAGAAGTTTTTGAAGAAACTGTAGCATTAGAGGAATTTTCTGTATGGGATAAGGATAGGTTGATTAAGGAATTAAACAATCAAATGGGAATCAGCATTGGTGGGAATAGTATAAAGCTTTCAAGACAGAGACGAAGAGCTATAGATCGAAAATGGTCAATAGAATCATTTGTTGAGAAGGAGGGGTTAGCACCAGGATACAGGATGGTCTACACATCGCCTAAGGCATAA